A genomic segment from Bacillus cereus G9842 encodes:
- the thpR gene encoding RNA 2',3'-cyclic phosphodiesterase, translating into MDRHYFVAITLPNHIKEVLSNYKEDTNEKLPFRSWVHKEDYHITLSFLGGATEEQLKGIKNGLQTLIKTKELSFTLQGFSTFGREDQPRILWAKVSENHDLFQLQKQVHAICEENGFSLETRPYHPHITVARKWIGEEKFHLESIKEVPEISFQADTITLYESHVKETPKYKSIAEIKLQK; encoded by the coding sequence ATGGATAGGCATTATTTTGTCGCAATTACGTTACCAAATCATATAAAAGAAGTGCTGTCTAACTATAAAGAGGATACGAATGAGAAATTACCATTTCGCTCGTGGGTACATAAGGAAGATTATCATATTACCCTTTCCTTTTTAGGAGGTGCGACAGAAGAACAGTTAAAAGGGATAAAGAATGGATTACAAACACTTATAAAAACAAAAGAACTATCGTTCACGTTACAAGGTTTTTCAACGTTTGGTAGGGAAGATCAGCCCCGTATTCTTTGGGCGAAGGTAAGTGAGAATCATGATTTGTTTCAGTTACAAAAGCAAGTACATGCCATTTGTGAAGAAAATGGTTTTTCTCTAGAAACACGCCCGTATCATCCGCATATTACTGTTGCTCGTAAATGGATAGGAGAAGAAAAGTTTCATTTAGAAAGTATAAAAGAAGTGCCTGAAATATCATTTCAAGCAGATACAATTACTTTATACGAATCCCACGTGAAAGAAACCCCGAAGTATAAATCGATTGCTGAAATAAAATTACAAAAATAG
- the pepV gene encoding dipeptidase PepV, with protein sequence MSAINWTEEVAKRKDDLIRDTQQFLQIKSVWEEESAKEGAPFGEGVEKALSFMLHKGEAEGFASKNLEGYAGHLEMGQGEELVGILCHVDVVPEGDGWTTPAYSADIRDGKIFARGAIDDKGPTMAAYYAMKIVKELGLPLSKRVRMIIGTDEESNWKCVDHYFKNEEMPTIGFAPDADFPIINAEKGISDIQVVQNGSEEKKGTYELVSFDSGRRLNMVPDFAEAVITGEDVNALTVAYEEYLQTAKKIGESTIEGNTVTLQIKGISAHGSTPEKGENAGLLLANFLTTVSLDGKATAFATFATETFTGDILGEKATIAYKDEISGPLTVNVGRLSYTKENGGNLGLNVRYPVTTNFEETIAKLKEYVGTHGFEVADYSNSRPHHVDKDHVLIRTLQCVYEEQTGEKAELLAIGGGTYARSLKAGVAFGPLFPGKEELAHQKDEYIEIEDLLKATAIYAQAIHELAK encoded by the coding sequence ATGTCAGCGATTAATTGGACAGAAGAAGTTGCAAAACGAAAAGATGATTTAATTCGTGATACACAACAATTTTTACAAATTAAAAGTGTATGGGAAGAAGAATCGGCGAAAGAGGGCGCACCATTCGGTGAAGGGGTAGAAAAAGCGCTATCTTTCATGTTACATAAAGGAGAAGCTGAAGGTTTTGCTTCTAAAAATTTAGAAGGATATGCAGGTCATCTTGAAATGGGACAAGGAGAAGAATTAGTAGGTATTCTTTGTCACGTTGATGTTGTACCAGAAGGAGATGGCTGGACGACTCCCGCATATAGTGCGGATATTCGCGATGGAAAGATTTTTGCACGTGGTGCAATTGACGATAAAGGCCCAACGATGGCAGCATATTATGCGATGAAAATTGTGAAAGAATTAGGCTTACCTCTTTCAAAACGTGTTCGTATGATTATAGGAACAGATGAAGAAAGCAATTGGAAATGTGTAGATCACTACTTTAAAAACGAAGAAATGCCAACAATCGGTTTTGCACCAGATGCAGATTTTCCAATTATTAATGCAGAAAAAGGAATTTCTGATATACAAGTTGTGCAAAATGGTAGTGAAGAGAAAAAAGGTACATATGAACTTGTTTCATTTGATTCAGGGCGACGTTTAAATATGGTTCCTGATTTTGCAGAAGCGGTTATTACAGGAGAAGATGTAAATGCACTTACAGTAGCATATGAAGAGTATTTACAAACTGCTAAAAAAATAGGGGAATCGACTATAGAAGGTAATACAGTGACGTTGCAAATAAAAGGAATTTCAGCGCACGGATCTACTCCTGAAAAAGGAGAAAATGCAGGTTTATTATTAGCAAACTTCTTGACTACAGTTTCACTTGATGGAAAAGCAACTGCATTTGCGACATTTGCAACAGAAACATTTACTGGTGATATTTTGGGTGAAAAAGCTACTATTGCTTATAAAGATGAAATTAGCGGTCCGTTAACAGTGAATGTTGGTCGCCTTTCTTATACGAAAGAAAACGGTGGTAACTTAGGGCTAAACGTACGTTACCCAGTTACAACTAACTTTGAAGAAACAATTGCGAAGTTGAAAGAGTATGTTGGTACGCATGGATTTGAAGTAGCTGACTATTCTAATTCACGCCCGCATCACGTTGATAAAGACCACGTATTAATTCGTACGTTACAATGTGTATATGAAGAACAAACAGGTGAAAAAGCAGAACTATTAGCAATTGGCGGAGGTACTTATGCTCGTTCATTAAAAGCTGGTGTGGCATTTGGACCGCTATTCCCTGGAAAGGAAGAACTTGCGCATCAAAAAGATGAGTACATTGAAATTGAAGACTTATTAAAAGCAACAGCAATTTATGCGCAAGCAATTCATGAATTAGCGAAGTAA
- a CDS encoding DeoR family transcriptional regulator, with protein sequence MKPTTTRMLTRIKSIYMYINENGTVTTKDLVDEFGITPRTIQRDLNVLQFNELVYSPCRGKWTTTGKKVRMTS encoded by the coding sequence TTGAAACCTACAACTACTCGTATGCTAACACGCATTAAATCAATTTATATGTACATCAATGAAAACGGAACGGTAACGACGAAAGACCTTGTAGATGAGTTCGGGATCACACCGCGAACGATACAACGTGATCTAAATGTGTTGCAGTTTAATGAACTCGTGTATAGCCCTTGCCGCGGTAAGTGGACAACAACAGGAAAGAAAGTGAGAATGACCTCATAA
- a CDS encoding pseudouridine synthase produces the protein MRLDKLLANMGYGSRKEVKKLLKDGVVKIDGTPVKDAKVHVNVEEQEVMIHGEVVEYKEFVYLMMHKPQGVISATEDDNHETVIDLLELEDAIFDPFPVGRLDIDTEGFLLITNDGKLSHQLLSPKKHVPKKYYAHVAGVVTEEDVKEFAKGVILDDGYETKPGALTILKSDDISEIELVITEGKFHQVKRMFEAVGKKVVYLKRTEMGPLVLDEELELGQYRELTDEEVEMLRTYQVDTEK, from the coding sequence GTGAGATTAGATAAATTATTAGCGAATATGGGATATGGAAGTAGAAAAGAAGTAAAGAAATTATTGAAAGATGGCGTTGTGAAAATTGATGGAACGCCAGTAAAAGATGCGAAAGTTCATGTAAATGTAGAAGAGCAAGAAGTTATGATTCACGGTGAAGTTGTGGAATACAAAGAGTTTGTTTACTTAATGATGCATAAACCACAAGGTGTTATTTCAGCGACGGAAGATGATAATCATGAAACAGTAATAGATTTATTAGAATTAGAAGATGCAATCTTTGATCCGTTCCCAGTTGGACGACTTGATATCGATACGGAAGGTTTCTTATTGATAACAAATGATGGGAAGTTATCACATCAATTATTATCTCCGAAAAAGCATGTGCCGAAAAAATATTATGCACACGTTGCAGGAGTAGTAACAGAAGAGGATGTAAAAGAGTTTGCTAAAGGTGTTATTTTAGACGATGGCTATGAAACAAAGCCAGGTGCGCTTACAATATTGAAAAGCGATGATATTTCTGAAATTGAGCTTGTGATTACGGAAGGGAAATTCCATCAAGTGAAGCGTATGTTTGAAGCGGTAGGGAAAAAAGTAGTCTACCTAAAGAGAACAGAGATGGGTCCGTTAGTATTAGATGAAGAACTAGAACTTGGACAATACCGAGAGCTAACAGATGAAGAAGTAGAAATGTTAAGAACATATCAAGTAGATACTGAAAAGTAG